One Ignavibacterium sp. DNA segment encodes these proteins:
- a CDS encoding metalloregulator ArsR/SmtB family transcription factor, which produces MPVKIRLIKKYNQIADDYHLLLTVPLSYIYDKGKEKIMAAAKKEDFKTEDIWLADIAKALSHPARISIMKILTDMNVCMCGDIVELLPLSQSTVSQHLKELKRVGLIQGDINGSKVCYCINNKTLQKAKREFDKLFNKICSC; this is translated from the coding sequence TTGCCTGTCAAAATTAGACTGATAAAAAAGTATAACCAAATTGCTGATGATTACCACTTGCTCTTAACTGTCCCTTTATCGTATATTTACGATAAAGGAAAAGAGAAAATTATGGCTGCTGCTAAAAAGGAAGATTTCAAGACAGAAGATATTTGGTTAGCTGATATTGCTAAAGCATTATCACACCCGGCAAGGATCAGCATTATGAAAATATTGACTGATATGAATGTTTGTATGTGCGGAGATATCGTTGAGCTTCTTCCGCTCTCGCAATCAACTGTCTCGCAGCATCTTAAAGAATTAAAAAGAGTGGGATTGATTCAGGGCGATATTAACGGTTCTAAAGTGTGTTACTGTATTAATAATAAAACACTTCAAAAAGCGAAAAGAGAATTTGATAAACTATTTAATAAAATATGTAGCTGCTAA
- a CDS encoding beta galactosidase jelly roll domain-containing protein codes for MKSLNPLKILLPITIMIFFGCNEQNNSIQNNDVKEKMVLDLSGKWKFRLGDDLKWKEKNFNDNDWEEIHTPARFENQGFQGYNGYAWYRTSFKLPKELPDGQLYLVLGYIDDADQTFINGNLIGLSGGLPPNYRTAYDAYRKYYIPKEYLNKAGENIIAVRVFDNELDGGIISGEIGLYISEGGIEPDINLSGIWDFRTGADSLFLKEKKEDNNTTQLMVPAHWDIQGYQNYDGFAWYRKTFLLPKEFEGENMILLLGKIDDIDQTFVNGVLVGFTGNWNFNNIPTDFNKDDEYQVKRVYSVPSKILKPGVENTIVVRVFDGFKDGGIYEGPIGLITSKNYQKRNKVTTK; via the coding sequence ATGAAATCCCTCAATCCATTAAAAATACTTCTACCAATTACCATTATGATTTTCTTCGGCTGTAACGAACAAAACAATTCAATACAAAATAACGATGTAAAAGAAAAAATGGTTTTAGATTTATCCGGAAAATGGAAATTCAGACTTGGTGATGATCTTAAATGGAAAGAGAAAAATTTTAATGACAATGATTGGGAAGAAATACATACACCTGCACGCTTTGAAAATCAAGGATTTCAGGGCTATAATGGTTATGCCTGGTACAGAACTTCTTTTAAATTACCGAAAGAATTACCGGATGGGCAGCTCTATCTGGTGCTTGGATATATAGATGATGCTGATCAAACATTTATAAATGGAAATTTGATTGGTTTATCCGGAGGTTTACCGCCCAATTACAGAACAGCTTATGATGCATATAGAAAATACTACATACCAAAGGAATACTTAAATAAAGCTGGCGAGAATATCATTGCTGTAAGAGTATTTGATAATGAGCTTGATGGAGGAATAATAAGCGGTGAAATTGGTTTATATATTTCAGAAGGCGGTATTGAACCTGATATTAATTTAAGCGGTATCTGGGACTTCAGAACCGGTGCTGATTCATTGTTTCTCAAAGAGAAAAAAGAAGATAATAATACAACACAATTAATGGTACCCGCTCACTGGGATATCCAAGGTTATCAGAATTATGACGGATTTGCCTGGTATAGAAAAACATTTTTATTACCTAAAGAATTTGAAGGTGAAAATATGATTTTATTATTAGGGAAAATTGATGATATTGATCAAACCTTTGTTAATGGTGTTTTAGTTGGTTTTACAGGCAATTGGAATTTTAATAATATCCCGACAGATTTTAATAAAGATGATGAGTATCAGGTTAAAAGAGTTTATTCCGTTCCCTCAAAAATATTAAAACCCGGAGTTGAAAATACAATAGTAGTGCGGGTATTTGATGGCTTTAAAGATGGCGGAATATATGAAGGTCCGATAGGACTAATAACAAGTAAAAATTATCAGAAGAGAAACAAAGTCACTACTAAATAA
- the arsM gene encoding arsenite methyltransferase: MNEQKNVKEIVKEKYAEIAVASAGKCCCGSSNKKIVDYSIMKDDYGHLEGYVAEADLGLGCGLPTEFANIKKDDVVIDLGSGAGNDVFVARALVGDGGKVVGIDFTDEMIIKANFNLDKLGYKNVEFKFGEIEDLPVVDNFADVVISNCVLNLVPDKQKAFNEIFRVLKYGGHFCVSDIVIKGELHPGLKESAEMYAGCVAGAIQQEEYIGIIEKSGFKNVEIKKTKTIELPDNVLTKHLNNEQIKEYKEKQTGIYSITVVGYKS, encoded by the coding sequence ATGAATGAGCAGAAAAATGTAAAAGAAATTGTTAAAGAAAAATATGCTGAGATAGCTGTCGCTTCAGCGGGAAAATGCTGCTGCGGATCTTCTAACAAAAAAATTGTTGACTACTCAATTATGAAAGATGATTACGGACATCTTGAAGGTTATGTTGCAGAAGCAGATCTTGGTTTAGGCTGCGGATTGCCCACTGAATTTGCGAATATTAAAAAGGATGATGTTGTTATTGATCTCGGCTCAGGTGCAGGAAATGATGTATTTGTTGCAAGAGCTTTAGTGGGTGATGGAGGGAAAGTAGTTGGAATTGATTTTACAGATGAAATGATAATCAAAGCTAATTTTAATCTTGATAAACTTGGTTATAAGAATGTTGAATTTAAATTTGGTGAAATTGAAGATCTGCCGGTAGTAGATAATTTTGCAGATGTGGTTATAAGTAATTGTGTGCTTAATCTTGTTCCCGATAAACAAAAAGCTTTTAATGAAATTTTCCGTGTTCTAAAATATGGCGGACATTTTTGTGTTTCCGATATTGTAATTAAAGGAGAATTGCATCCCGGACTTAAAGAATCTGCTGAGATGTATGCGGGATGTGTTGCTGGTGCTATTCAACAAGAAGAATATATCGGAATAATTGAGAAATCAGGTTTTAAAAATGTTGAAATCAAAAAAACAAAGACGATTGAATTGCCGGATAACGTTTTAACAAAACACCTGAACAATGAACAGATCAAAGAATACAAAGAAAAACAAACTGGAATTTATAGTATAACAGTAGTTGGGTATAAGTCTTAA
- a CDS encoding thioredoxin family protein: MNWLTNFEQAKEEAAKSRKVILLQFEMDNCGGCEKLEKLTYPNSKVEKEINEWFIPLKLNIIKDREVRRSFGAYWTPSIYFIDSNGSSYYHFNGFLPPEEFRIILRLGLTETIMPRGRYDDIIKIIDLDIEDFKNNSSFPKLLLQRELARYIKTKDNSILRQTLKDIEKDFPQSLESKMNFWDMK, from the coding sequence ATGAACTGGTTAACAAATTTTGAACAAGCTAAAGAAGAAGCAGCAAAATCCAGAAAAGTAATACTTCTTCAGTTTGAAATGGATAACTGCGGAGGCTGTGAGAAACTGGAGAAATTGACTTATCCAAATTCTAAAGTTGAAAAAGAAATTAATGAATGGTTCATTCCGCTTAAGCTTAATATTATTAAAGACAGAGAAGTAAGAAGAAGTTTTGGCGCTTACTGGACTCCATCAATTTATTTTATTGATTCAAACGGAAGTTCATATTATCATTTTAATGGTTTTCTTCCGCCAGAAGAATTCAGAATAATTTTAAGATTAGGTTTGACTGAAACTATCATGCCGCGTGGCAGATATGATGATATAATTAAAATTATTGATCTTGATATAGAGGATTTTAAAAATAATTCATCTTTCCCAAAGCTATTGCTTCAAAGAGAATTAGCTAGATATATTAAAACAAAAGACAATTCGATACTCAGACAGACACTTAAGGATATTGAAAAAGATTTTCCTCAATCTCTTGAATCAAAAATGAACTTCTGGGATATGAAGTAG
- a CDS encoding phosphatase PAP2 family protein: protein MKKASNKTTVSYLIFIWIVAAFLLESSDLWISVNFYNPASFWAGLLEEYGEIPGLLVILIGMHIYIVTLKASSNIKTILFTSFLLTTVSLITIYILWVLSLAMTDSSVFFNSNRNYFFLAAILFNIFISLLFKKRYKFSKKSILFSRLSFKMFFYGYLVTIQPLKIFWGRIRFRDLAENYSNFTAWYIPNGITGNQSFPSGHAAMGFILMALFVFVMDKSFLKRIFFKGIVISYAIAVCISRVIIGAHYTSDVLFGAMIMIISFLLIKQNIIKTVKN, encoded by the coding sequence TTGAAAAAAGCATCTAATAAAACAACTGTTTCATACTTAATCTTTATTTGGATAGTAGCAGCATTTCTTTTAGAATCCAGCGATCTGTGGATTTCTGTAAACTTTTACAATCCTGCTTCATTCTGGGCTGGGTTACTGGAAGAGTATGGAGAGATTCCCGGTCTTCTGGTTATTCTTATTGGTATGCATATTTATATTGTAACCTTAAAAGCATCATCCAACATAAAAACTATTTTATTTACCTCATTTCTTCTGACTACAGTTTCGCTGATAACAATTTATATTTTATGGGTGCTTTCCTTAGCAATGACTGATAGCTCTGTATTTTTTAATTCTAACAGAAATTACTTTTTCCTTGCTGCTATATTATTCAACATTTTCATTTCATTGCTTTTTAAGAAGCGTTATAAGTTTTCAAAAAAATCTATCCTGTTTTCAAGATTATCATTCAAAATGTTTTTTTATGGATACCTGGTAACCATACAACCGCTAAAAATATTTTGGGGAAGAATCAGGTTCAGAGACTTAGCTGAAAATTATTCAAATTTTACTGCATGGTATATCCCAAACGGGATAACAGGTAATCAATCATTTCCTTCCGGACATGCTGCAATGGGATTTATACTGATGGCGTTGTTTGTATTTGTAATGGATAAGTCATTTTTAAAACGAATATTTTTTAAGGGGATAGTTATCAGTTACGCAATTGCTGTTTGTATCAGCAGAGTTATAATTGGTGCCCACTATACTTCTGATGTTTTATTCGGAGCGATGATAATGATTATCTCTTTCCTTTTAATAAAACAAAATATTATTAAAACAGTAAAAAATTAA